The Malus domestica chromosome 17, GDT2T_hap1 genome contains the following window.
gatcataaataaataaatacggTGTGCATGGAGAGAAAAGAGTCAAGTTATGGCGGTCACTCTACTCGATGAGGACCTGAACTACTTACCAACATAGATATTCCGGGAAACAAAGCGGAGGATTAGGGTAGGCCTGAAGTGCAGTTTCTTCACCAACAAGGTCTCTATCATGTCAAATACTGGCATTGCATATAGCTGCATTGCAATATGGTAACACAGCAAAACCAAGAATATTTGATTAAAATCCAATTGAAATTTACCAAGATCAAATATTCTAGTAAAAATTTACCTGATAACTTCCAATGACATGGACGACAACAAACATGTTTGCAGTTATGATGAGCCACTCAGGTTTCTCTAACGAGATGAGGATATTGTCCTCCACTGCGTTCCCAAAAGTGTAATATCCAATGAGAGCCACTGGAAAGTAGCACAAGGCCACGACGAGGTAGGCGAACACAACTCCTCTCCACATAGGCTTCTTCGATGGCTTTTCGGGCGTCGAAGGGATTGTTGCTTGGATCTCCAAAACCACATTGTGGCCTGCATAGGCAAAAGCTACGTCCCCCAAGGCAGTGAAGAAGTTGAAGACTGTTCCTGGAGTGCTACTGGCTTTATACCCGTATGCTACATCCGGCTGAACACCCTTGTGGAGGGAAGCAGTCCATGCAATAGTAGAGTAACTGAAATCAAAATCAAGAGAGAATGAGTTTAAGAATCTCTGTGCTTCCCATAGTTCTACTTTCATTGTTGTATACTCAATTACATGCGCGGAACATGGGAGGATAGACAAATTCGTGTTGAGAATACTGATTTGCATTCCAAAGTACTTGCCCAGCGCGTACGTGACACTATTTGACAGAAAATTCAGCTAACTCAATACTTTTTAAATTAATGATGTACCTTAATGACATGACTGCTGCAGCTAACGAAACGCCGGAGATGGAGTTGAAGTTGGGGAGATGGGCGAGGACAAAATGACAGGAGGCAAAGATCATTATGAAGTAGGTGAGTTTGATCGGATCCTTGTCTTTCTTCACCGTCTTGTAAACTTTCTGCAGCGAGTTTCCCCCCGTGACCATATACACAATGTCCACACCAACTTCACATATGAGCTGTTGGGGCACCACAATCCAAAGCCCTAGCTTTTCACCAAAGGCATGTTGCCCTAGCTCATGGTACCTATCAAACCTCTTTCCGGGAACCATCTCATGCATCTCAACCATTTGCCATAAAGTGAATAGAGTGATCACCCAAGATAGTACAAGAATCACACAACCAGGACCCCTgaaaaattaaataagcaaTTAAAACCTTATCAGTCAGTTAGGCTAGTTGGCCAGGACAGTGTGTGCCTACTCTTGCATCTGAATTTGAAATTCTTTCCCGTAGATTATAATAGTTtgaaatatcattaaaaaacAAGGCCAATGActttaaaactcatattttagCTTCCTGCAGCACTTCTGTAAGCAAAGATAAAATTATAAAGTATTTAGTTCGAAGTGCACTAGACTAAAAGGGGAATGAGAAAAGTTGACATACCATCCGAGATTGGACATGGCAAAGGGAAGACTTAAGACGCCGGCTCCAACCATGGCGGTGACATTGTGGAAAGTTGAGTACCACCATTTTGCATTCCTTGAACCAGTGATTGGAAGCCACTCATCTATTTCCTTCTGCCTCCGTAGCTTATCTTCACCAATAATCTGTGATTGCTTGTTCCATTTCTCGTCCACCTGCGATTCAGTACACAATTCCAGAATTCTTAGAAAAATTAATTCACAAGCAGAAAATGATCCAAATGAATCAAAATCTAGTCTAATTACCTATGAGCATGTTCCAATAGGTTAGGTAAACCAGTTGGCAATAAGGAGAGTTTTCCCACTCGAAAAGTTAAGAAACCTTGCATAGGCTTATATGGGGTTGAGTCACTCCATTATTACCAACTAATTTTAGGTTAAACCTCAACTTCTTTAGGCGTGTGCGAGTAGctatggggagagagagagagagagagagagagaggcttaCATTGCTTGGGACAGAAGAACTTTGGTCGGTTGTATCTCCCATTGCTAGCTGCAGAGAGTAGTAGCTAAGGCTTTGGCTTCAAATCTTGCGGGAAATTGAGAATGCAAAATAAACATAAATGGGAAAGATGAAACGTATTATTTGTCGGAGGTGACAAGAATGTGAAGGTCCAGGAAACTCCGCCCACAATAGTTCGAGCTaatttgaaattgatatatttgtttGCTAGTTTTTTTCTAAGGAATTTATTCGGCCTGCACGCCAAGTTTCATCCAAATGCTAAATATCTAATTTAAAGTAATTATAGAATTACAATCTTATATGATatacttgtttttttttggtgggaaaagaaaatgacctccttaaatatttatattatgaACATATTAATGCTTCTTTCTGCATTATTGACAAGTTGATG
Protein-coding sequences here:
- the LOC103404225 gene encoding lysine histidine transporter 1-like; this translates as MGDTTDQSSSVPSNVDEKWNKQSQIIGEDKLRRQKEIDEWLPITGSRNAKWWYSTFHNVTAMVGAGVLSLPFAMSNLGWGPGCVILVLSWVITLFTLWQMVEMHEMVPGKRFDRYHELGQHAFGEKLGLWIVVPQQLICEVGVDIVYMVTGGNSLQKVYKTVKKDKDPIKLTYFIMIFASCHFVLAHLPNFNSISGVSLAAAVMSLSYSTIAWTASLHKGVQPDVAYGYKASSTPGTVFNFFTALGDVAFAYAGHNVVLEIQATIPSTPEKPSKKPMWRGVVFAYLVVALCYFPVALIGYYTFGNAVEDNILISLEKPEWLIITANMFVVVHVIGSYQLYAMPVFDMIETLLVKKLHFRPTLILRFVSRNIYVAFTMFVAITFPFFGGLLGFFGGFAFSPTTYFLPCVMWLAIKKPRRWSLSWIINWICITLGVMLMTLSPIGGLRSIIIQASTYKFYK